One Desulfobacterales bacterium genomic window, CCAGCATAATGGGCAATAAAAAAACCCATTAGCCCCAAGCTTAATGGGGTATTTAGATCTTTTGTAGGCTCCTCCAAATGTGGGATTATTCCCAGCCAATTTGACATTAAAAGAAACATAAAGAGGGCGCATGATAAAGGACCATACTTTTTTGCTGACTCTTTATCTAAAGCGTCTTCTGTTAAACCATAAAACGTTGATACTAAAAGCTCACCTAAAATTTGAAGTGGATTAGGAATTCTTCCAGAATTTTTTCTTGATAAATATCCAAATACCAGCAATATTCCTATTACAATCCACGTCATCATTATAAGTTCTAAATTAAAGGTTAGGTTATAACCCCAAATAGAAATTATTAATTGATGAATCCTTCCTAAATCTTCCATAAAATTTCATTAAACCTCATTTTTTTCTTTTTTAAAGGTTTCAAGATTAAAAACATGCTCAAATAAAATAATTATTTGTACCATGAATATACCCACTATAACAGCAAAAAAATTGAATTGGGACATTTTAATACTTATAACTATAGGTATTGCAAGCAGAACATACCTTATTATAATAGAACCTAAAGACTGAATAAATAAACTTTTTTTACTTTTTCCGTTTCTTAAATATATAGTTTCTCCAATTAATATAAAATTTAAAATACTAAAAAAAGTCCCAAGGATAAGTCCTTTGCATATTGGCTTATACCCGATAAAGATAAAGAGTAACCCACTAATTATAGATAAAGCCATAGCGCGTGAACAGTATTTTTTTTCGGATTCCCTTATTGTATCCATTATTAGCTATTGCTGTCTTCCTTATCTTTTTTGTTTTTCGGTTCAATTATTTCTAAAATTTGTCTATAAACTGTGTTCGCTCCGCCAACTATACCTAAAATTATAAATATTATTGAAAAAATCCCCTTTGTTTCAAGCTTTATATCAATGTATCTTCCAATGAAAAAACAAAATAAAATGCAGCCCACCATTGTAAGGCCTAATTGAGTGATAATTTGAAGATTTTCAATCCATACTTTATTTTTTTTATAATTTATAGTCATAATTAACCCCTTGGTGAAAAGGTATGCACTCTTATCAAATGATGTTGGGCAATGTCAAAAAAAAAATTATTTTTTTTATTTAATAAACGGTGTAAGTCTAAAAATGTTCTTTTTTTATAAATAAGAATTTAGGAGATAAATCCTCTCTATTTCATTTGTGGCGAGG contains:
- the atpB gene encoding F0F1 ATP synthase subunit A, translated to MEDLGRIHQLIISIWGYNLTFNLELIMMTWIVIGILLVFGYLSRKNSGRIPNPLQILGELLVSTFYGLTEDALDKESAKKYGPLSCALFMFLLMSNWLGIIPHLEEPTKDLNTPLSLGLMGFFIAHYAGIKAKGIKVYVRSYFEPIFFMMPLNLIGELAKVVSISFRLFGNIMGGSIIILVISYLSYSLILPPFLNAFFGLFVGTVQAFVFTMLTIVYISVQVK
- a CDS encoding ATP synthase subunit I, which translates into the protein MDTIRESEKKYCSRAMALSIISGLLFIFIGYKPICKGLILGTFFSILNFILIGETIYLRNGKSKKSLFIQSLGSIIIRYVLLAIPIVISIKMSQFNFFAVIVGIFMVQIIILFEHVFNLETFKKEKNEV
- a CDS encoding AtpZ/AtpI family protein; the protein is MTINYKKNKVWIENLQIITQLGLTMVGCILFCFFIGRYIDIKLETKGIFSIIFIILGIVGGANTVYRQILEIIEPKNKKDKEDSNS